One genomic region from Serinus canaria isolate serCan28SL12 chromosome 7, serCan2020, whole genome shotgun sequence encodes:
- the SF3B1 gene encoding splicing factor 3B subunit 1 isoform X3 produces the protein MAKIAKTHEDIEAQIREIQGKKPALDEAQGVGLDSTGYYDQEIYGGSDSRFAGYVTSIAATELEDDDDDYPSTSLLGQKKPGYHAPVALLNDIPQSTEQYDPFAEHRPQKIADREDEYKKHRRMMIISPERLDPFADGFYSAA, from the exons ATATTGAAGCACAAATTCGagaaattcaaggaaaaaagcctGCTCTTGATGAAGCACAAGGAGTAGGCCTTGATTCCACAGGATATTATGATCAAGAAATTTAtggtggcagtgacagcagattTGCTGGATATGTCACTTCTATTGCAGCTACTGAATTGGAAGAT GATGATGATGACTACCCTTCCACAAGTCTGCTTGGCCAGAAGAAGCCAGGATACCATGCTCCAGTGGCATTGCTTAATGACATACCACAATCTACTGAACAG TATGATCCTTTTGCAGAACACCGTCCTCAAAAGATTGCAGATCGGGAAGATGAGTACAAAAAGCACAGGCGGATGATGATAATTTCTCCTGAGCGTCTTGATCCTTTTGCAGATG GCTTCTATTCTGCTGCTTGA